One window of Mangrovibacterium diazotrophicum genomic DNA carries:
- a CDS encoding sialidase family protein has translation MKKINIKTTFTAGILFLLTISCCKSDRTWREGIVKDEFVFTFQGAPFRSPHAATIAETTDGTLVCSWFGGTYEGQPDCSIYVTRFVDGQWTPPENVANGILNDSTRVPAWNPVLFQVPNGELQLYYKLGAHPRSWWGMRIVSNDGGKTWSTPEQLPDGIIGPIKNKPELVNGKLISPTSTEEDGWRVYFEISDDMGKTWRKTAPVNDGHEIMAIQPSILKYADGRLQALCRSKNRAILQSWSDDSGETWSEMTKTSLPQNNSGTDAVTLADGRQLLVYNHVLPPGDAFKGVRTPLNVAVSEDGENWSAALVLEDTPDSKFSYPAVIQTSDGLVHIVYTWNRIKIKHVVVDPAQMVITPIVDGQWPGQVANEQ, from the coding sequence ATGAAGAAGATAAATATAAAAACGACTTTCACAGCGGGAATACTTTTCCTGCTGACAATTAGTTGTTGCAAAAGCGACCGGACCTGGAGAGAAGGAATCGTCAAAGATGAATTTGTATTTACTTTCCAGGGAGCTCCGTTCCGCTCGCCACATGCGGCAACCATTGCCGAGACCACCGATGGAACTTTGGTTTGTTCGTGGTTTGGCGGAACATACGAGGGACAGCCGGATTGTAGCATTTATGTCACCCGCTTTGTGGACGGACAGTGGACGCCTCCCGAAAATGTGGCTAATGGAATTCTGAATGACTCGACCCGTGTTCCTGCCTGGAATCCGGTATTGTTTCAGGTGCCGAATGGAGAGTTGCAACTGTACTACAAATTGGGTGCACATCCGCGCAGTTGGTGGGGCATGCGCATTGTTTCCAATGATGGCGGAAAGACCTGGTCGACGCCGGAACAGTTGCCGGATGGGATTATAGGGCCAATCAAAAATAAACCGGAGTTAGTAAATGGCAAACTGATATCTCCAACCAGCACCGAAGAAGATGGCTGGCGCGTGTATTTTGAGATTTCGGATGACATGGGCAAAACCTGGCGAAAGACAGCCCCCGTGAATGATGGTCACGAGATCATGGCCATTCAACCCAGTATATTGAAATATGCCGACGGACGTTTGCAGGCATTGTGCCGCAGTAAAAACCGGGCTATTCTGCAAAGCTGGTCAGACGATAGTGGGGAGACCTGGTCGGAAATGACCAAAACAAGCTTGCCGCAGAATAATTCAGGAACCGATGCAGTCACACTCGCTGATGGACGACAGCTATTGGTTTACAACCACGTTTTACCTCCGGGAGACGCGTTTAAAGGCGTCCGGACACCGCTGAATGTAGCCGTTTCCGAAGATGGTGAAAACTGGTCGGCTGCCTTGGTTTTGGAAGACACGCCAGACTCGAAATTCTCGTACCCGGCAGTGATCCAAACCAGTGACGGGCTGGTGCACATTGTTTACACCTGGAACCGGATTAAAATTAAGCACGTTGTTGTTGACCCTGCCCAAATGGTAATAACTCCAATTGTCGATGGTCAATGGCCCGGACAAGTAGCTAACGAACAGTAA
- a CDS encoding dihydrodipicolinate synthase family protein yields MEPKFSMPLRGIVPPLVTPLLDNDTLDVEGLERLIEHIIGGGAAALFLLGTTGEFASLSYKIREELVQLSCRFVAGRVPVLVGISDSAFTESLNLAHKAAQYGADAVVITPPYYFSSGQPELLEYLKRIMKAMPLPLFIYNMPVHTKVMFTPETVRAAAEIPGIIGMKDSSANLAYFNQVQYLLKDRPDFTFMVGPEEITAEFVMMGGHGGVNGGANMFPKLYVDLYKAAAAHDMPKVLELRDKAMQISTTIYNVGKYGSSYLKGLKCALSVMGICSDFMAEPFHRFNEPERKIIEAALEKLDYKSLL; encoded by the coding sequence ATGGAACCAAAATTTTCAATGCCTTTAAGAGGAATTGTGCCACCCTTGGTAACGCCTCTGCTTGATAATGACACTTTGGATGTAGAAGGATTGGAACGCCTGATTGAGCATATCATCGGCGGTGGAGCCGCCGCCTTGTTCTTACTGGGAACAACCGGCGAATTCGCGAGCCTGAGCTACAAAATTCGCGAAGAACTGGTGCAACTCAGCTGCCGTTTTGTGGCTGGCCGCGTGCCGGTGTTGGTCGGAATTTCTGATTCTGCGTTTACCGAAAGTTTGAACCTGGCACACAAAGCAGCGCAATACGGAGCCGACGCGGTCGTGATCACGCCGCCGTATTACTTTTCATCGGGACAACCGGAGTTGCTGGAGTACCTGAAGCGGATCATGAAAGCAATGCCGTTGCCGCTGTTTATCTACAACATGCCGGTGCATACCAAAGTGATGTTTACACCGGAAACTGTTCGGGCAGCAGCAGAAATTCCCGGAATTATCGGTATGAAAGACAGCTCGGCCAACCTGGCATATTTCAACCAGGTGCAGTACCTGTTAAAAGATCGTCCTGATTTTACCTTCATGGTTGGGCCGGAAGAAATAACCGCTGAGTTTGTGATGATGGGCGGCCACGGTGGCGTGAATGGCGGTGCCAATATGTTCCCGAAATTGTATGTCGATTTGTACAAGGCAGCTGCAGCGCACGACATGCCGAAAGTGCTGGAGCTGCGCGACAAAGCAATGCAGATCAGCACGACCATTTACAATGTTGGGAAATATGGTTCGAGCTACCTGAAAGGACTGAAATGCGCCCTCTCCGTAATGGGGATCTGCAGTGATTTTATGGCCGAACCTTTTCACCGATTTAATGAACCTGAACGAAAAATAATAGAAGCAGCACTGGAAAAACTCGATTATAAGTCCCTTCTTTGA
- a CDS encoding sodium:solute symporter — MDKLDVAIFIAYLLGIVVFGSSFYRKNKSAEAFTLGNQRIPTWVISLSIFATFVSSISYLALPGQAYLTNWNAFAFSLSIPFASYMAVRFFVPLYRSVNSPSAYTYLENRFGPWAKIYVSVMYLLTQLMRAGTILFLLALLMNTLLDWDIATIIIITGFSVMLYSLLGGIQAVVWTDAIQAIILIVGALLCMGTIVFKMPEGVGQIFDIAAASHKFSLGSFSTELTSSTFWVVLIYGIFINLQNYGIDQNYIQRYMTSESEKEAKKSAWVGGLLYVPVSAVFLFIGTALFAFYKANAGLLPEGTQADKVFPWFIAHQLPVGFTGFLIASVFAAGMSTISTSINSSATVILTDFFKISAENPESGKKSMRILYTASFLFSAFSIGVAIAMINVQSALDAWWKLASIFSGGMLGLFLLGYLSRKINSSAAIIGVVAGVLVIGWMSLSPIWFPQWGLEAYASPFHSYLSIVFGTVAIFIVGFLLGHLLHRTFGRKQAE, encoded by the coding sequence ATGGACAAGTTGGATGTCGCTATTTTTATTGCTTATCTATTGGGAATCGTTGTGTTCGGAAGTTCTTTTTATCGAAAGAACAAGTCGGCAGAAGCGTTTACCCTTGGAAATCAACGAATCCCGACCTGGGTCATTTCGCTTTCAATTTTTGCCACATTTGTCAGCAGCATCAGCTACCTCGCGCTTCCGGGGCAAGCCTATCTGACAAATTGGAATGCGTTTGCATTCAGCTTGTCTATTCCGTTTGCCTCGTACATGGCCGTTCGGTTTTTTGTGCCGTTGTACCGTTCGGTTAACAGCCCTTCAGCCTACACGTACCTGGAAAATCGTTTTGGTCCCTGGGCCAAGATTTACGTGTCGGTGATGTATTTGCTGACCCAACTGATGCGAGCCGGAACGATTCTTTTTTTGCTCGCGTTGTTGATGAATACGCTGCTGGATTGGGATATCGCGACAATTATTATCATCACCGGCTTCAGCGTGATGCTTTATTCGCTTTTGGGCGGTATTCAGGCAGTGGTCTGGACGGATGCCATTCAGGCGATTATCTTAATTGTCGGTGCGCTGCTGTGTATGGGAACGATCGTGTTTAAGATGCCGGAAGGAGTGGGGCAGATATTTGATATCGCCGCTGCCAGTCACAAATTCAGTTTGGGAAGTTTTAGCACCGAACTAACCAGCTCTACTTTTTGGGTCGTGCTGATTTACGGGATCTTCATCAACCTGCAGAACTACGGAATTGACCAAAACTACATTCAGCGTTACATGACTTCGGAGTCGGAGAAAGAAGCAAAGAAATCAGCCTGGGTGGGTGGTTTGCTTTATGTGCCGGTTTCGGCCGTGTTTTTATTCATAGGAACGGCGCTTTTCGCGTTTTACAAGGCGAACGCCGGTTTGTTGCCCGAAGGCACGCAGGCCGATAAAGTGTTCCCCTGGTTTATCGCCCACCAGCTGCCGGTTGGCTTCACCGGTTTCCTGATAGCTTCGGTTTTTGCGGCCGGAATGAGTACAATTTCAACCAGTATCAATAGTTCTGCAACGGTTATCCTGACCGACTTTTTCAAAATTTCGGCAGAGAATCCGGAAAGTGGTAAAAAATCAATGCGGATTTTATACACCGCTTCTTTTCTTTTCAGCGCTTTCAGCATTGGTGTTGCTATTGCCATGATCAATGTTCAAAGTGCGTTGGATGCCTGGTGGAAACTGGCGTCAATATTTAGCGGGGGAATGCTGGGGCTTTTCCTGTTGGGCTATCTATCCCGGAAAATCAACAGCTCGGCAGCCATCATCGGTGTTGTCGCCGGAGTGTTGGTCATTGGCTGGATGAGCCTTTCGCCGATCTGGTTTCCGCAGTGGGGGCTGGAAGCTTACGCCAGTCCGTTTCATAGCTACCTGTCTATTGTATTTGGGACCGTAGCCATCTTCATCGTTGGTTTTCTATTGGGGCACCTTCTTCATCGTACTTTTGGCCGAAAACAAGCTGAATAA
- a CDS encoding fructose-1,6-bisphosphatase, which yields MVLDYDKSESLQNDCTVDEFKYLNLLAEKFPTVQSVCTEIINLESILNLPKGTEHFLTDIHGAYETFSHVLRNASGMVRKKIDAVYQYSMDEKTKRQLATLIYYPEEKLEIIAREEEDLESWYSVTIRRLIEVAKVSADKYTRSKIRKAMPDDFAYIIDELLNEHGAKKEQYYNSIIKSIIEVDRANYFIVAISKFIQRLLIDRLHIIGDIFDRGPYADKVMDAIHNHHSVDIQWGNHDIFWMAAATGIRASIAGVIRISARYDNLDTLEDAYGINLLPLATFAMKAYAGDPCEAFIPVNTPPENVGSTRTKLTSKMHKAVMILEMKLAGEIIRRSPEMNMDDRLLLDKIDYAKGTITIDGRELVLTDTNFPTIDPKNPYELTSEEKDLAEKLRFSFLNSERLQRHVKTLFSKGSTFLTYNSNLLYHGCIPLDDNGDFKEVTIHGKKYKGKALCEQFDLISRRAYYNRDRQDKRSRDRDYMWYLWSGADSPLFGKKKMATFERYFLDDKEVQREESNMYYKLRDDQETCKRILEEFGLDPEKSHIVNGHVPVKVAKGESPVKAGGKLFVIDGGMSKPYQKVTGIAGYTLIYDSYSLILAEHAPFESRRNAIQEEVDIVSTRSMIERATDRILVGDTDTGVQIKGQIEDLNRLLEAYRKGTVKVKSAE from the coding sequence ATGGTTTTAGATTACGACAAAAGTGAATCACTCCAAAATGATTGCACGGTCGACGAGTTTAAATACCTGAATTTGCTCGCCGAGAAATTTCCAACTGTTCAGTCTGTCTGTACTGAGATTATTAACCTCGAATCAATTTTAAATCTTCCGAAAGGAACCGAGCACTTCCTCACCGACATCCATGGCGCTTACGAGACGTTTAGCCATGTGCTGAGGAATGCATCCGGAATGGTTCGCAAGAAGATTGACGCTGTCTACCAGTACTCGATGGACGAAAAGACAAAGCGGCAATTGGCAACGCTCATCTACTATCCGGAAGAAAAATTGGAGATCATAGCACGAGAAGAAGAAGATCTGGAGAGCTGGTATTCCGTGACCATCCGACGGTTGATTGAAGTTGCGAAAGTCTCGGCAGACAAGTATACGCGCTCCAAGATTCGTAAGGCCATGCCGGATGACTTTGCCTATATCATTGATGAATTGCTGAATGAGCACGGCGCTAAAAAAGAGCAGTATTACAATAGCATCATCAAGTCGATTATCGAGGTAGACCGGGCGAACTATTTCATTGTCGCTATCAGCAAATTCATTCAGCGCCTGTTGATCGACCGGCTGCATATTATCGGCGATATTTTCGATCGAGGCCCCTATGCAGATAAAGTGATGGACGCTATTCACAACCACCACTCGGTAGATATTCAATGGGGAAATCACGATATTTTTTGGATGGCTGCGGCGACAGGTATTCGTGCCAGCATTGCCGGTGTTATCCGGATCAGCGCTCGCTACGACAACCTCGACACCCTGGAAGACGCTTACGGAATTAACCTGCTGCCTCTGGCGACCTTTGCGATGAAAGCCTACGCCGGAGATCCCTGCGAAGCGTTTATTCCGGTCAATACACCGCCCGAAAATGTTGGATCGACCCGTACCAAGTTAACGAGTAAGATGCACAAGGCAGTCATGATTCTGGAGATGAAACTTGCCGGGGAAATCATTCGCCGAAGTCCGGAAATGAACATGGACGACCGTCTCCTATTGGATAAAATTGACTACGCCAAAGGAACGATTACAATCGACGGGCGTGAGCTTGTGTTAACCGACACTAATTTTCCGACCATTGATCCGAAAAATCCATATGAACTGACGTCGGAAGAAAAAGATCTGGCTGAAAAACTCCGGTTCTCGTTTTTAAATAGTGAACGTTTGCAGCGACATGTTAAAACACTGTTTTCGAAGGGAAGTACATTCCTAACATACAATTCCAATTTGTTATATCACGGATGCATTCCGTTGGATGATAACGGTGATTTTAAGGAAGTTACTATTCATGGTAAGAAATACAAAGGAAAAGCTTTGTGCGAGCAATTTGATTTGATTTCGCGTCGGGCTTATTACAATCGCGACCGGCAGGACAAACGAAGCCGCGACCGCGATTACATGTGGTACCTTTGGTCGGGCGCCGATTCGCCCTTATTTGGTAAAAAGAAAATGGCCACTTTCGAACGCTACTTTTTGGATGACAAAGAGGTTCAGCGCGAGGAGAGCAATATGTACTATAAACTGCGCGATGACCAGGAAACCTGTAAACGTATTTTGGAAGAGTTTGGACTCGACCCCGAGAAGTCGCACATCGTCAATGGGCACGTTCCGGTGAAAGTCGCAAAAGGTGAGAGCCCGGTTAAAGCTGGCGGAAAGCTTTTTGTGATTGACGGTGGCATGTCGAAGCCCTACCAGAAGGTGACGGGTATTGCCGGATATACCTTGATTTACGATTCTTACAGCTTGATTTTGGCTGAACATGCACCCTTCGAATCGCGGAGAAACGCCATTCAGGAGGAAGTTGACATTGTTTCGACCCGTAGTATGATCGAACGCGCAACCGATCGAATCCTGGTTGGTGATACCGACACCGGTGTCCAAATCAAAGGACAGATTGAGGATTTGAACCGGCTTTTGGAGGCCTACCGAAAAGGAACCGTGAAAGTGAAAAGCGCGGAGTAA
- a CDS encoding PAS domain S-box protein — MITELILNSTLLITLTVLFSFISRHKNSGKLRHQVLSGLLFGSITVIGMYFPLKVSSGIIYDGRSIVLSMAGLFGGHIAGLISMVMALAYRGYVGGDGLWAGMASIIVSVAWGFVFRWAYNGKPENIRALTFYLFGLTTNVSMLACQLLLPKAVAWHVIENIWLPVLLIFPAACMFMGMIFRNEAQRVNAEDELEENEYRHRTTLLSIGDGLITTDNKGLVTFINPKACELTGWPEAECVGTSAEEIFKVLDPETGDPLICPIQKVLVSGEAIEHSKNKLLQTKNGRKIPITNNSSLIKDTNGKVTGVVLVFKDQSREQSLQRKLVDSERLFHTLTEKSPVGIFRTRGDGYTTYVNPKWLEISGLSFEQALGDGWLSAVHPEDRKAIADNWEIASKNKVLSETEYRFVKPDGTINWVLGVAVPEYDPNKKLFGYIGTVININERKRAENELIQSHENFRRTMDDSPLGMRIVSNSGKTLYTNAAFLNLYGYRNLDEFHKTPSSQRYSEESFKEHERRKANRKKGLPEEPDYETEIITKSGKIKNLIVKRKTIFWDSEMLNLVIYQDFTDRKQAERRLQLFGKATDQSPVSIIITDDVGKIIYANPKFTEVSGYSLDEVIGENPSFLKSGVHSNEFYKKLWETILKGEEWQGEFLNRRKNGDLFWESALISSIVDEKGKITHLVAVKEDITEKKKIISDLQAAKEKAEESDRLKSAFLANMSHEIRTPLNTIMGFSNLLVDDEDLSQEEKKEFASILNQSSENLLQLINDILDISKIETGQLKINQELFDCCPIVQDQLLITQQQLQKQNKNAIKLVQSCDNKSAEIYADKIRFTQILSNLLSNAVKFTDRGEIRFGIENSDASQVTFFVSDTGIGISPDKQQNIFERFRQEDDSSTRAYGGAGLGLAISKKLAEQMGGKITLDSTLGKGSTFRFTMPKS; from the coding sequence ATGATTACCGAGCTTATTTTAAACTCGACCTTGCTGATCACTTTAACTGTTCTATTCAGCTTTATTTCGCGCCATAAGAATAGCGGCAAGCTAAGACATCAGGTTTTGTCGGGCCTGCTTTTTGGATCGATTACCGTTATTGGCATGTACTTCCCGCTGAAAGTTTCCTCTGGAATTATCTACGACGGCAGGTCCATTGTGTTGTCGATGGCCGGCCTGTTTGGCGGACATATAGCCGGATTAATCTCCATGGTTATGGCTCTTGCATACCGGGGGTATGTTGGCGGCGATGGTCTTTGGGCAGGCATGGCTTCGATCATCGTATCAGTCGCCTGGGGATTTGTTTTTCGTTGGGCATACAATGGTAAACCGGAGAATATACGGGCACTGACCTTTTACTTGTTTGGTTTGACCACGAATGTTTCCATGCTGGCCTGCCAGCTGCTTTTACCCAAAGCAGTTGCATGGCATGTTATCGAAAATATTTGGTTGCCGGTTTTGCTGATCTTCCCTGCGGCCTGTATGTTCATGGGAATGATCTTCCGCAATGAAGCGCAACGGGTGAATGCTGAAGATGAACTTGAGGAAAACGAGTACCGCCACCGGACAACTCTACTCAGCATTGGCGACGGCTTGATTACAACCGATAATAAAGGCCTTGTTACCTTCATCAACCCTAAAGCTTGTGAGTTGACTGGATGGCCCGAGGCGGAATGTGTTGGCACATCAGCCGAAGAAATCTTTAAAGTATTGGATCCAGAGACGGGCGATCCATTGATTTGCCCTATTCAAAAGGTTTTGGTAAGCGGCGAAGCCATCGAACATTCGAAGAACAAGCTATTGCAAACCAAAAATGGGCGAAAAATTCCAATTACCAATAATAGCTCGTTGATTAAGGATACCAACGGCAAAGTTACAGGCGTTGTGCTGGTTTTTAAAGATCAAAGCCGCGAGCAGAGCCTTCAGCGAAAACTGGTTGACAGCGAGCGACTTTTTCACACGCTTACCGAGAAATCCCCGGTTGGTATATTTCGGACCCGGGGTGACGGTTACACCACCTATGTAAACCCAAAATGGTTGGAAATTAGTGGACTGTCATTTGAACAAGCGTTGGGCGACGGGTGGTTGTCGGCAGTTCACCCGGAAGATCGCAAAGCCATTGCGGACAACTGGGAGATTGCCTCTAAAAACAAGGTGCTTTCAGAAACTGAATATCGTTTTGTAAAGCCAGACGGTACCATCAACTGGGTCTTGGGCGTAGCTGTTCCCGAGTATGATCCCAACAAAAAACTATTCGGCTACATAGGAACTGTCATTAACATCAATGAACGGAAACGTGCTGAGAACGAGCTTATCCAATCACACGAGAACTTCCGCCGTACCATGGATGATTCACCTTTGGGTATGCGAATCGTCTCCAACAGCGGAAAAACCCTGTATACAAACGCCGCTTTTCTAAATCTGTACGGCTATCGCAATTTGGATGAGTTTCACAAGACACCATCATCCCAACGCTATTCGGAGGAAAGTTTCAAAGAACATGAAAGACGAAAAGCAAACCGTAAAAAAGGATTGCCGGAGGAGCCCGATTACGAAACGGAGATCATAACCAAGTCTGGCAAGATCAAAAACCTGATCGTCAAACGGAAAACAATCTTCTGGGATAGTGAAATGCTCAATTTGGTAATCTATCAGGATTTTACCGATCGGAAACAAGCAGAAAGGCGCTTGCAACTGTTCGGTAAAGCCACCGACCAAAGTCCGGTTAGCATTATCATCACCGACGACGTGGGTAAAATTATTTATGCGAATCCCAAATTTACGGAGGTTTCGGGATACTCCTTAGACGAAGTTATTGGGGAAAATCCATCGTTTCTGAAATCGGGTGTTCATTCGAACGAGTTCTATAAAAAACTCTGGGAAACAATTTTAAAAGGCGAAGAATGGCAAGGCGAATTTCTGAATAGGCGCAAGAACGGCGACTTATTTTGGGAAAGCGCGCTGATTTCTTCAATCGTTGATGAAAAAGGTAAAATTACCCACTTGGTTGCTGTGAAGGAAGACATCACCGAAAAGAAAAAAATCATCTCAGATTTGCAGGCGGCAAAAGAAAAAGCAGAAGAAAGTGACCGCCTAAAATCAGCCTTCTTGGCCAACATGAGCCACGAAATACGCACTCCGCTGAACACAATTATGGGATTCTCGAACTTACTTGTGGACGACGAAGATTTAAGCCAGGAGGAAAAAAAAGAGTTTGCTTCAATCCTGAATCAAAGCAGCGAAAACCTGCTCCAGCTGATCAACGACATTCTCGATATTTCAAAAATTGAGACCGGTCAGTTGAAGATCAACCAGGAACTTTTCGACTGCTGCCCGATTGTACAGGATCAGCTTCTGATCACTCAGCAACAATTGCAAAAGCAGAATAAAAACGCTATCAAGCTTGTTCAAAGCTGCGATAACAAATCAGCAGAAATTTACGCAGATAAAATACGGTTCACACAGATTTTAAGCAACTTACTGAGCAACGCAGTCAAGTTCACTGATCGGGGTGAAATACGGTTTGGAATCGAGAACTCAGACGCTTCGCAGGTCACCTTTTTTGTTTCGGACACCGGTATCGGCATCAGCCCCGACAAGCAGCAAAATATCTTTGAGCGTTTCCGCCAGGAAGATGATTCGTCGACAAGGGCTTATGGAGGAGCCGGACTGGGTCTGGCTATCTCGAAAAAACTGGCGGAGCAAATGGGCGGAAAAATCACGCTGGATTCCACCTTAGGTAAAGGTTCAACCTTTCGGTTTACAATGCCGAAGAGTTAA